The DNA window TATTTTTTGTTTCCAGCGCCCAAAATCCAGTACGTTCAGATCGGCAAAAGGGGTAAGGTAGCCATTTCTAAAACATATAAAATCCCGCTTATCTCTATCTTTAATTAAAAAGTCTAAGTCAAGGCTTGTGAGATGCAAGCCTTTGATTAGCTGAAACGCCAGCGAAATATTTACTTCGTCGCCAGAGTCTACCATTATTTTTAGTTTTTTCAACCCATCTAAGTCAATCTCAACGCGTGGTGAATCCTGATCCTCTTTATTTGGGACAAGGGAAGAACCCTTTACCCCCTTCAAAGGCAACACGGGTGCTTCTTGCCCTTCGTCAATAGGGAGAGTCATTTTGTTCCAGTAATTTCGTAATTTTTTTAGCATGGTCTTTAGCTTAGTAATATTTATCAAAAAACCGTAATTGCTGTTTTAGTATCAGGCGCAGCAATAACTACTGCACCTGATAGGGTTTAGTTAGCGTTTTGGGTTGTTCTTTTTGTGTTGGCGGTAAGCCTTCTGTATCATCTTCATCCGAGCATCTTTTTTACGCAAAAAATCAGCACTGGATTCCAGGTAATCAGCTTCTTTTTGTAGTTTCAAGTAACTTTGGTACCGCTCTTCAGACAATTCGCCACTATCTAAAGCTGCCAACACAGCACACTTAATCTCGTTGGTATGGCTACAATCTCCAAAGTGACAATCTTGAGCAAGTACCTCCACATCAGTAAAGACCTGCCCTATGCCTTGTTTACTTTCCCATAGTTGCAGTTCCCTCATGCCAGGTGTATCAATCAAAATACTTCCATTTTGGGTAATAAACATTTCGCGGCGTGTAGTGGTGTGTTTGCCCTTGTCATCTTTATCACGCACTGTTTGGGTTGCCTGTTGTGGTGTGTCTAACAAGTGATTAATCAAAGTGGATTTACCTACGCCTGATGAGCCTACTACTGCCAAAGTTTTACCTGGTTTTATCCATTGGCTCAAAGCTTTATAGCCTATGGCTGAAGTATTACTTACAGATATCACTGGTAAGTCAGCATCAAATGATTGCAACTCTTCCATTTTTTGTTGCCAGTCAGTGGCCAGGTCAACCTTGCTCAATACTACTACAGGAGCAATGCCTCCTTCGGCTGCCATAACTAAATAACGTTCTAAACGACGTAAATTATAGTTTTGGTCAGCGCTTTGTACAATCAATAAATAATCTATATTGGCTGCAATTACTTGAGCCTGATTGCGTTTTCCGGCAGCATTGCGTGTAAATACAGTAGAGCGAGGCAATACCCCATGGATAATGGCCTGCTGGTCAAATACCTGCATGCTCACCCAGTCGCCTACCTTGGGCAAATCTGCCTCAGAGTGAGCCGTATATTGTAGTCTACCCGAAATCTCTCCTTTAAGTTCTCCCTGACTACTGAAAATTGTATAATTATTTTTATTTTCTATGGCAACTCTACCTGCTTCGAAACCTTGTGCTTCGGAGTTGGTGAAATGTTGCATCAAATGATTGTTCCAACCTAATTGTTCGAGTGTGAAAGTTGATTTCAACGTGGTAATATTTTTTTATAAAATAGCTTCTCTCAGCAGTTAGTATTTGTTTAACACTGCGATGACAAGCTTCATATAATGCCTGTAATAATATGCATACAAGGCATATAGCGTAAATAATAACACTGTTCACCAGTGAATTATCTGATAATTAGACGTTTGAAATGATATAAATAAACGCAATAGAAAAGCTTGAGGCTTTTGGTATAAAGCCTTTCATTGGAATGTGTAGAAGTGGGGTGTTAGTGGAAAAACCGCTAACACTTTTATGCTATTGCAAACATAAATTAGGGTTGGTTGTTGTAATTAGTTATAATCTTTAAAACAGATTAAACAAATATAGCAAATATTTATGAGGTTTACCAAATAAAAAAACACCTGACCAATCACCAGGCTTTTTTTTGATAAAGAAGTCGTCTCAACTTTTAGGCTGAAAGTGCCCAGTCTTGCTTTTGTAGACTGAGGAGTTCAGGAGTCAAAATGGTGGTTTGATGACTCATAAAAAAAGTCGAGATGACTTCGTGTTTTAGATCAAGTGATTGCCTATACTCCTGTATAATTAAATGGAGTTATCTGACTTAGTTCGCTTTTTACATTGTCTGACACATCTAGCTGTTCCACAAATATTTTGATAGAGTGGGAGGTGATTTTTTCATTGGTGCGAGTCAATGTTTTTAACGCTTCATAAGGTTTAGGGTAGCCTTCGCGTCGCAAGATAGTTTGGATAGCCTCTGCTACTACTGCCCAATTAGCTTCCAGGTCTTGATCTATGACTGTTTTGTTGAGCTGCAACTTGCTTAAACCCTTGAGTGTAGCTTTGAGGGCAATCACAGTATGGCCTAATGGAGTACCCAGGTTGCGTAATACGGTAGAGTCAGTCAAGTCGCGTTGCAAACGTGAAATGGGTAGTTTTTCGGATAAGTGAGTGAAAATAGCATTGGCAATGCCTAAATTACCTTCTGAATTTTCAAAATCAATCGGGTTTACTTTGTGTGGCATGGCTGATGATCCAACTTCACCCGCTTTTATTTTTTGGGTGAAATAATTCATAGATATATACTGCCACACATCACGGTTGAAGTCTATTAGTATGGTGTTCAAACGCTTAAAGTTGTCCATCCAAGCCGCCATATAGTCATAGTGCTCTATTTGGGTAGTTACCTGACTCCGTTCCAACCCTAGCGAACCCACAAATTTGTTGGCAAAATCTACCCATTGAGTATCAGGGTAAGCAACCTGGTGGGCGTTGAAGTTGCCAGTTGCTCCACCAAATTTTGCAGCGTGATTGAGCGTATTCAGCAAGTTTAATTGATGATCAAGACGGTTTACAAAGACCATCAGCTCTTTGCCCAGGCGGGTAGGTGAGGCAGGTTGCCCATGAGTACGTGCCAACATAGACACACGCTCCCAGTTTTTGGCAAGTTCTTCAATGCGGTCACGTAGTTGTGCCCAAGCAGGTACAATTACTTCTTCAATGGCGTCTTTTAAGAGCAAAGGAATAGACGTATTATTAATGTCTTGTGAGGTAAGCCCAAAATGAACAAACTCTTGATATTGAGCAATGTCCAGTGCTTCGAACTGTTGTTTGATAAAATACTCTACCGCCTTGATGTCGTGATTGGTGGTTTTTTCTATTTCCTTGATTTGCTGAGCGTTTTCAATGGTAAACTCTTCGTATATTTTACGCAAAGCAGGGAACAAAGCCTGGTCAAAATTGCTCAATTGAGGCAAAGGCAATTCACACAAAGCAATAAAGTATTCTACCTCTACCAATACCCGATAACGGATCAACCCATACTCAGAAAAGTAGTGAGCCAACT is part of the Microscilla marina ATCC 23134 genome and encodes:
- the purB gene encoding adenylosuccinate lyase, producing MDLNTLTAISPIDGRYRNKAIELAHYFSEYGLIRYRVLVEVEYFIALCELPLPQLSNFDQALFPALRKIYEEFTIENAQQIKEIEKTTNHDIKAVEYFIKQQFEALDIAQYQEFVHFGLTSQDINNTSIPLLLKDAIEEVIVPAWAQLRDRIEELAKNWERVSMLARTHGQPASPTRLGKELMVFVNRLDHQLNLLNTLNHAAKFGGATGNFNAHQVAYPDTQWVDFANKFVGSLGLERSQVTTQIEHYDYMAAWMDNFKRLNTILIDFNRDVWQYISMNYFTQKIKAGEVGSSAMPHKVNPIDFENSEGNLGIANAIFTHLSEKLPISRLQRDLTDSTVLRNLGTPLGHTVIALKATLKGLSKLQLNKTVIDQDLEANWAVVAEAIQTILRREGYPKPYEALKTLTRTNEKITSHSIKIFVEQLDVSDNVKSELSQITPFNYTGV
- the rsgA gene encoding ribosome small subunit-dependent GTPase A; the encoded protein is MKSTFTLEQLGWNNHLMQHFTNSEAQGFEAGRVAIENKNNYTIFSSQGELKGEISGRLQYTAHSEADLPKVGDWVSMQVFDQQAIIHGVLPRSTVFTRNAAGKRNQAQVIAANIDYLLIVQSADQNYNLRRLERYLVMAAEGGIAPVVVLSKVDLATDWQQKMEELQSFDADLPVISVSNTSAIGYKALSQWIKPGKTLAVVGSSGVGKSTLINHLLDTPQQATQTVRDKDDKGKHTTTRREMFITQNGSILIDTPGMRELQLWESKQGIGQVFTDVEVLAQDCHFGDCSHTNEIKCAVLAALDSGELSEERYQSYLKLQKEADYLESSADFLRKKDARMKMIQKAYRQHKKNNPKR